In Poecilia reticulata strain Guanapo linkage group LG1, Guppy_female_1.0+MT, whole genome shotgun sequence, one genomic interval encodes:
- the sorbs2a gene encoding sorbin and SH3 domain-containing protein 2 isoform X11, with translation MNGSSSHPQRPMSPPSYPPPPPSLHTGLQRHSRSSEGSESVTRESVVSGHTSISSTVPLARFSEEEKKVSIVKAPHYEGIGPVDESGIPIAIRTTVDRPKDWYKTMFKQIHKVHKADDDYSGTYNATYAFINNADNYSTTMAHPPPRTHTYRPLSKSPSDNGGQRVPREPSPSPAPPPPPPMPSLLQLRARDSDRDKDSTDMNEWGPPDRKVDTRKYRAEPKSIFEYEPGKSSILEHERPTYDDIDLENEPWYKFFSELEFGRPPPKKRLDYNPDISTRQRIETTLHIAPADKASERPASAASDYRKRRKSEPSSSQVNAQSQSRAATSPRPVDAYRSSSSLKKPVIRSSPSSPSRAKGGDACNMFSNSISTPGPYESTSLPPLLSDSDHCHEDASQAGSSSSKQSVFCTNNWQANSQDDKTWSSSEEPPSSGKLKSRSCDDLLNDGHSGSGGQNATRSESAGSLMCDGNIPTVSSSTHSLPPLHRRRAHDSPGFLQLYRKMHQIDRAQLIPSEVIRSVRARILELERQPHLLRHHLSPWIPSWGVEVPRDMVPNRISEYERLIQKSKSMPNLGDGEVPSGTTTPGGSSSRASSGGGVTPSFPKRRFSIESLLEEDPNSNNRTVRHSMDHIPRSPPEGQPRVGPEPGRGKSFSAPPVPQGPQANPDYSDSEQDAIASDLSDFIQVEGSSFCSESDFDHCSLTSSESLYGSSTLHHHLRHHHHHHQGHQSLGQSQGYQHRHLISTCKGRCPASYTRFTTMLRHERERARQENQRQQSRNSHFQIQGSQSHQAMSKLAFLVSPVPFRRKKGSPPTSRRSSGGGGRGSRPKSKQAIYEALDAALRDIYEHIQAERGHRSSRPPDDSILRRILAELLPSVPERSSSLRGRRSCWHGGHSSTSVYPDGSPTGYASHRGEPSTPSLQSPRLQSPISACYGRHLETSNNNEYGEEQGNGNGLCYSDQDVSRSYSTLDDRHTPQSRRATPDKEVSHKQMTQLILFSLLYQKQPARAIYDFKAQTAKELTFKKGDAVNIIRQIDNNWYEGEHRGRVGIFPIAYVEKMPSSEKHQPIRPPPPAQVREIGDAVARYNFNADTNVELSLRKGERIVVVRQVDQNWYEGKIPGTTKQGIFPVSYVEIVKHSPSKSSAHHVDPHAYSRTPSSTPIKSFYHLPPSLPSPQPSVRTLDLQAITSEWLSLTLDPSAPTPTPSLTATPLPPTPPPLPADLTPLLTAQEPTSASAAASHKGFSFSHQPSSRSPVSSDRRAGLGHTPAALCLSQPSPPLPPPLPPPVSSSFTFVLPDRLSMRNGKQLQVSESDSAFSFTRPQPLTCTKSVTGTFPSHLPEQQPSAPAHESSKLPDIELHVRDPYDELLSAAPDEFSADDTDISKEPSVEFICAKLNGESKSRWFQNNIQQPSPPAAAGDSPGTVHLKPQFHEPLSMKPLSVFIEEQPASVNEELVDPHRPPSEQGHTYTELFIEEEDEDMTDKEENIRELNERISPQAETSSSSSSSQLPHSDRLPFLTPSPPASTFPPSVIPASSRSSRSQQHDSSFSPVLPHSPPCLPHLTTCGLPAVSCCPSVPSPPSHLSDPSAVVPVSQTSTSPCPPSPVTSCSVSESVFPPPAPFPPKTASPPLSSPHSPNTAPVVSHAGHRSPKVKDPVVGGKPPRSPILSRRSYLSPVRGRRRLVQDALHGGGDPYQALYNYMPRNEDELELKEGDVVDVMEKCDDGWFVGTSRRSKLFGTFPGNYVKQL, from the exons ATGAATGGAAGTTCCAGCCATCCACAGAGGCCCATGTCTCCACCATCatatcctcctcctcctccatcactCCACACAGGCCTCCAGAGACACAGCAGGAGCTCAG AGGGCAGTGAATCGGTCACCAGGGAGTCTGTGGTTTCAGGTCACACCAGCATCAGCAGCACAGTGCCCCTCGCTCGCttctcagaagaagaaaagaaggtgTCCATCGTTAAAGCCCCGCATTACGAAGGCATTGGACCTGTGGATGAGTCTGGCATCCCTATTGCCATTCGCACG ACAGTTGACAGGCCAAAAGATTGGTACAAAACTATGTTCAAACAGATTCACAAAGTTCACAAAGCAG ATGATGACTACTCTGGCACATACAATGCAACATATGCTTTCATAAACAATG CCGACAACTACAGCACCACCATGGCCCACCCACCTCCTCGGACACACACATATAGACCTCTGTCCAAAAGCCCCTCAGACAACGGTGGGCAGCGGGTTCCTCGGGAGCCCTCACCTTCCccagcaccaccaccacctccaccaATGCCCTCCCTCCTGCAGCTTAGGGCCAGAGACAGCGACCGGGACAAAGATTCAACAGACAT GAATGAATGGGGTCCTCCAGACAGGAAAGTGGACACACGAAAGTACCGCGCAGAGCCCAAGAGTATTTTTGAGTATGAGCCTGGCAAGTCATCAATTCTGGAGCATGAAAGACCA ACCTATGATGACATAGATTTAGAGAACGAGCCTTGGTATAAGTTCTTTTCCGAGCTGGAGTTTGGGCGGCCG CCTCCTAAAAAACGTCTGGATTATAATCCAGACATCTCCACCCGCCAGCGCATTGAG ACGACCCTCCACATCGCCCCGGCTGACAAGGCTTCAGAGAGACCTGCAAG TGCTGCCAGCGACTACAGGAAAAGAAGGAAGTCTGAGCCATCAAGTTCACAAGTGAATGCCCAGTCCCAGAGCAGAGCTGCAACTTCCCCTAGACCAGTGGATGCCTACAGATCCAGCAGCAGCCTAAAGAAACCCGTCATACGTTCCTCACCTTCCTCACCCTCCAGAGCCAAAG GTGGGGACGCATGCAACATGTTTTCAAACAGTATAAGCACCCCAGGTCCTTATGAGAGTacctctctccctcctctccttTCTGACTCTGATCATTGCCACGAGGATGCCAGCCAGGCAGGCAGCTCTTCCTCAAAACAGTCTGTCTTCTGCACAAACAACTGGCAGGCAAACAGCCAGGATGATAAAACATGGAGCAGTTCAGAGGAACCACCCTCCTCTGGCAAGCTCAAATCCCGCAGTTGCGATGACTTGCTTAACGACGGacattctggttctggtggccAAAATGCCACTCGTTCAGAAAGCGCTGGGTCGTTGATGTGTGATGGGAACATTCCTACGGTATCATCCTCTACTCATTCACTGCCCCCTCTCCATCGACGACGTGCGCACGATTCTCCAGGTTTCCTCCAGCTCTATCGTAAAATGCACCAGATTGACCGAGCTCAGCTCATCCCGTCTGAAGTAATCCGTTCCGTACGTGCTCGCATTCTGGAACTAGAGCGCCAGCCTCATTTGCTTCGCCATCACCTTTCTCCTTGGATACCCTCCTGGGGTGTGGAAGTGCCAAGGGACATGGTGCCAAACCGCATTTCCGAATACGAGCGTCTAATTCAGAAGTCCAAATCCATGCCTAACTTGGGTGACGGTGAGGTGCCTTCGGGCACAACAACACCGGGTGGTTCGTCATCTCGTGCTAGCAGTGGGGGTGGCGTGACTCCCAGTTTTCCAAAACGTCGTTTTTCCATTGAGTCATTACTAGAGGAAGATCCCAATAGCAACAACAGGACTGTACGTCACAGTATGGATCATATACCTCGTAGCCCACCGGAGGGACAACCTCGTGTTGGACCCGAGCCCGGACGTGGGAAATCATTTTCGGCTCCTCCTGTTCCTCAAGGCCCACAAGCAAATCCTGACTATTCTGATAGTGAACAAGACGCCATCGCATCTGATCTCAGTGACTTCATCCAGGTGGAGGGTTCTTCATTTTGCAGTGAGAGTGATTTTGACCATTGCTCCCTAACTTCCTCTGAAAGCTTGTATGGATCGTCCACCCTCCACCACCACCTTCgtcaccaccaccatcatcatcaagGTCACCAAAGTCTAGGCCAGAGCCAGGGCTACCAACACCGCCACCTCATTAGCACTTGCAAGGGCCGCTGCCCAGCCTCATACACTCGTTTTACGACCATGCTTCGCCATGAGAGAGAGCGAGCACGACAAGAGAACCAGAGACAGCAGAGCCGCAACAGCCATTTCCAAATTCAGGGCTCGCAGTCTCACCAAGCAATGTCCAAGCTGGCCTTCTTGGTCAGCCCAGTGCCTTTCCGCAGGAAAAAGGGCTCACCACCTACCTCGAGAAGAAGCAGTGGTGGAGGAGGACGGGGTAGCAGACCCAAGTCCAAACAGGCCATTTATGAAGCACTTGATGCAGCCTTGAGAGACATTTATGAGCACATTCAAGCAGAGAGAGGCCACAGAAGCTCTAGGCCACCTGATGACAGTATTTTGAGACGGATCCTGGCTGAACTGTTGCCAAGTGTGCCTGAAAGAAGCTCCTCTTTGCGAGGGCGGAGGAGTTGCTGGCATGGGGGTCACTCCTCTACATCTGTTTACCCAGATGGAAGCCCGACTGGGTATGCTTCACACAGAGGAGAACCATCCACACCAAGCCTACAGTCACCAAGGTTACAGTCGCCAATCAGTGCCTGCTATGGACGACATTTGGAGACGTCAAACAATAATGAATATGGGGAAGAGCAAGGCAACGGAAATGGTCTTTGTTATTCAG ACCAGGATGTATCGAGGAGTTATTCCACCCTGGATGATCGACACACACCGCAGAGCAGAAGAGCAACTCCTGACAAAGAG GTCTCCCATAAACAGATGACACAACTTATTCTGTTCTCTCTCCTCTATCAGAAACAGCCTGCAAGAGCAATTTATGATTTTAAGGCACAAACGGCAAA GGagttgacatttaaaaaggGCGATGCGGTCAACATCATCAGGCAAATAGATAACAACTGGTACGAAGGCGAGCACAGAGGCCGAGTGGGCATCTTCCCCATCGCATACGTTGAG AAGATGCCGTCGTCAGAGAAGCATCAGCCAatccgtcctcctcctccagctcaggTCAGGGAGATCGGCGACGCTGTGGCACGCTATAACTTCAATGCTGACACTAACGTGGAGCTGTCACTAAGAAAG GGGGAGAGAATTGTAGTCGTCAGGCAGGTGGACCAGAACTGGTATGAGGGGAAGATTCCGGGAACAACCAAGCAAGGCATCTTTCCGGTTTCCTATGTTGAAATTGTCAAGCACTCTCCATCCAAGAGCTCCGCCCATCATGTAGACCCGCATGCTTACAGCCGGACACCAAGCTCCACCCCCATCAAG TCCTTCTATCACCTCCCTCCATCTCTTCCTTCCCCTCAGCCCTCTGTGAGAACGCTCGACCTGCAGGCCATCACCAGCGAGTGGCTCTCGCTCACACTGGACCCATCagcccccacccccaccccttCACTCACAGCCACTCCTTTACCTCCCACACCACCCCCTCTCCCCGCCGACCTCACCCCCCTCCTGACGGCACAGGAGCCGACCTCAGCCTCAGCCGCTGCATCACATAAAGGTTTCTCCTTTTCACACCAGCCATCTTCCAGAAGTCCTGTTTCCTCTGACAGGAGAGCGGGTTTAGGTCACACCCCAGCTGCTCTTTGTCTCTCCCAGCCCTCCCCGCCACTGcctccccctcttcctcctcctgtctcttccTCATTCACCTTCGTGCTGCCGGATCGTTTATCGATGCGCAACGGGAAGCAGCTACAGGTTTCTGAGTCAGACAGTGCTTTCAGCTTTACTAGGCCTCAACCTTTGACCTGCACCAAATCAGTGACAGGAACATTTCCCTCACATCTCCCAGAGCAGCAACCATCTGCTCCTGCGCACGAAAGCAGCAAACTGCCCGACATCGAGCTGCACGTTAGAGACCCTTATGATGAGCTGCTGTCAGCAGCTCCAGATGAGTTCAGTGCAGATGACACTGACATTTCAAAAGAGCCTTCAGTAGAGTTCATATGTGCCAAGTTGAATGGTGAATCTAAGAGCAGATGGTTTCAGAACAATATCCAACAACCCagtcctccagcagcagctggtgaCTCACCTGGCACTGTTCACCTAAAACCGCAATTTCATGAACCTTTAAGCATGAAGcctctttctgttttcattgaAGAGCAGCCAGCATCAGTAAATGAGGAGCTGGTTGATCCTCACAGGCCACCTTCAGAACAaggacacacatacacagagtTATTCATAGAGGAAGAAGACGAAGACATGACAGACAAAGAGGAGAACATTAGAGAGTTAAATGAGCGGATAAGTCCACAG GCTGaaacctcttcctcctcctcctcatcacaGCTACCTCACTCTGACCGCCTTCCCTTCCTCACTCCATCCCCCCCAGCATCCACTTTCCCTCCTTCTGTTATTCCTGCCTCCTCCAGATCTTCCCGATCCCAACAACATGACTCCTCCTTTTCCCCTGTCCTTCCTCATTCCCCCCCATGCCTCCCTCACCTTACAACCTGTGGACTTCCTGCAGTCTCCTGCTGCCCGTCTGttccctctcctccctctcacCTTTCGGACCCCTCTGCAGTCGTTCCTGTCTCCCAGACCTCCACTTCTCCCTGTCCACCCAGCCCAGTTACGTCCTGCTCTGTCTCAGAGTCAGTTTTCCCTCCCCCTGCCCCGTTTCCCCCTAAAactgcctctcctcctctctctagTCCCCACTCCCCCAACACTGCCCCCGTTGTATCGCACGCAGGCCATAGGTCCCCCAAAGTGAAG